The following DNA comes from Theropithecus gelada isolate Dixy chromosome 7a, Tgel_1.0, whole genome shotgun sequence.
TGGAAGAGGACTGGAGTCAGGGGAGATGAAGGGTGGTGAGGGCCCTGGAGATGGAGAATGGAAAAGTCACTGAATTGTGTCTGAGCTATTTTAGGTTCCTTTTATCGCTAAGCTCCCTGGAATCATATTTGGTGGATTCCTACCTTATTTCCCacatattctgtctttttttttttttaaatctcatttttggcttgttttgattttaaagatacaatctttttataaatatgattACCCCTGAAACTCTTCTGCTATGCTTACACTTGTAgttaacatttttccatttattagtgGTTTCCTCCTGGGGATCATCCTACATTTGTCTGTCCGCATTTTAACACCTCTGAAATCATGATGTGTCTTATAATTCATGGCAGCTTGAAATTCATTGATagcttttttttctcctcttagtGCTAAGCACATAAAATAATACTGTGCTTATATCTTAGACTGCATCTTAAATTTGAGGAAATATAGTAGTTGAGATGATTAATGTTAAATGCAAAAATGCCAAAGGTATCTTTTAGTGTAGTTTATCTGAAATAGAGAGTATGTTGAAAGGAATAATGGGAAATTAGGCTGGAAGAAAGATCCTAACTTTCTAGAGAACCAGACTGATGAATGAAATGTGGGTACTATGTGCAGAAGAGTGTTTATATAACAATGTGAAATTTATTGTTTAAAGAATTATTGTTTCTGTAATTGAAATCaaccttatttaaatttttgctttttaaaggatGAGAAAAATCAGTTAATGACAACGAACGTCTGGTTGAAACAGGTATGTATAAAATTCAAACAGGCACCCAATTAGTGACTGAGACACCTGTTTTTATTATATGTCTTGTAGCAGAAATACAAGAGGATGTATATTTGTGAATATGAATGAATACGTGAATATATGGCCTTGGTGGATTGGCAGGATACAGAAAGATGAGGGTAGATGAAGTTCTTGTATTTATTCAACTAGTATTTTTggagtgcctattatgtgccagacagtgTTATGTGGAAAcagtagtgaacaaaacagacaaaaaaccctGTGGTATTAGTCTGTCTTCAccctgctataaggacatacccaaggctgggtaatttataaagggaagaggtttaatggattcatagttcagcatggctggggaggcttcacaatgatggtggaaggcgaaggaggagcaaaggcatgtcttacatggcagccggcaagagagcgtgtgcaggggaactgccctttataaaaccatcagatctcatgagacttattcactatcacaagaacagcacaggaaaaaccgtCTCCCTTGATTCAGTTACctttcactgggtccctcctacaacatgtggggattatgggagctacaattcaagatgagatttgggtggggacacagccaaactacatcacctgccctcatggaacttcaTTCTAGTGGGGGAAAAATAACAAGTCAGTTGTGTAGTACCTTAGAAACTGATAAGCTTGGGGAAAAACACACTGGAAAAGAAGATAGGGAATATTGGCGGTGGGGGGGGGTGTACTTATAAAAATGGTGGTCAGAGAAAACAGCATTGAGAAGACAATGTCTGAACAAAGTCTTGGCGGAGAGGAACCAAGCCATGTGTGTATCTGGGGAGGAGGGTTCCAGGCAGCAGGACCTGCAAGTGCAAAGGTTTCTGAGGCTGGTGTGTGCCTAGTGTGTTTAAGCAGTTGCAAAGAGGCTGGTGTGGCTAGTGGTGAGAGAACCATTGGGGAGAGGGGGTGTAGGAGATGGGGTCAGATAAGCAAGAAGAGGCTGGTGGAGTAGCAGCTGCTTATAGTCCACTGCAAGGATTCTGACTCTCTGAGGTGGAAATGGGCAAgaatgaaatgaatttttttttttttttgtaaatagtcccttttatataaaggacttttgtttttttctgggccACCATGCATATATCCTAACTACTGTTGAatgcttccttttgttttcctttatcccTAATTTTTATACCTACTATTTGTTTCCTAACCCCAAACTCCTGAAAGGCATATATGCTTTTCTCAGGCTGCAGCTCCTAACTTGATCACAGAATTGTAACTGCATGGAGGGTAGGGCAAGGTGTTGAAATATGCAGAATGTGCAATAAATCCAACTCCCTTTTGCATGGACCAGAACAGCCAAATTGGGTGACAATACATCtggaaaaaagaatgtttccCTTGAACCTGGGTATTAAGTGCGTGTGGCTTCAAGTACTGGATGTAGTCAGTCAGTTGATGAGAGAAGAGCTGCTGAGCAGAGCCATGAACACATCTAGCTCTGGTTCTCACCTGTGTCTCACAGGGACCATGGTGAGAACCACCACACAAGGGGACAGGGTTATCTGGTGCCCATAATAAGAAAGATAGAGAGGTGTTCTCTATTCGGGGTAGAGGTGATCTCATGTCTAAAATTTCTGGTGTGACGAAAAGTATAGTATTCACTGTTTTTGACTATTAGTTTTATTGAAATTGAGGcagatttctttgttttaaaggaaTGGATAGATGTAAAATTAAGATGGAACCCTGATGACTATGGTGGAATAAAAGTTATACGTGTTCCTTCAGACTCTGTCTGGACACCAGATATCGTTTTGTTTGATAAGTAAGTTGTATTCTAAATATAGTTtcatatttccaaaagaaaacatttgtgttTCTATTAGGCACTaataatttttctcccttttgaaaattgtttaggtataaaaatcaaatgacatGACTGTATGTATTGGGTGTGATTAcatgttttatagatgaggaaacagaggcttaggGTGGTGGTTCATAGAGCTATCACGTGGCAGATCACAGAGCTATCACATGGCAGGGTAGGGGGGTCACACCAGGGGGACTGATACTTCCATTTACCCTTTGATTTACTAGACTATATATTTGGCGGACttccagattttttaaatatgttttttacaTCGTTGAGGTCATATTTTATGTTGAATTGTACATCCTTCTAATTGCGTTTAAATACTGTATTGTCATTTTCCCACAATGAAGAATGCTGGGTTAATTATTAATTCATCTTTAGAGGCATCCTACCTAGGTgtgttttgaggattttttttttttttttaaacttagggGAGAGGATAATTCTGGctaccagttttatttttttctaataatttttttctaataattatttttttctaccagttttatttttttttgcccACTCCTGGGCAAATCTGGGAATTTGTGCTTATCTTAAAGCACTTCATCTAATTTGAAAGAAGGCCATTTGGCATGAGGACAGGGCAACTGCTATGCAAAAATATCTTTAATCTTTTGACACCTTTTACCTCCATGCTTCTTAAGAAGTGAACAAAGCTTGTAAGGACACATCATGCAGCTTCCTGgagcatcattttattttcagtaattggaaacatttttatattaaacatgGATATATTACAGAATAGTGTGCAAAAGCCACATTAATTTGAAGACAAAGagcaacattttaaagaaatcttaCGTTGGTGGTGTGCTTTCCTGCTAGGCTTTTCTAGTATATGAATTCACTTGGTGGGAGAGCTTGAGAGGCACAGCTGCTTTTCAGGGCCATGCCCAGCTTGGTGTTGATGGTCTTTCCCCATCAAGTAAAAAACGGCCAGTATTTGTGATGTAGGAAGAAGAGCACTGTGCAGGGAGTCTGGGAATGTGGATTCAGGTTCTGGCTGTATGCGTGCCCATTGTGTAAACAGCCTGAGTCTGTTTTGTGTGTAAGGTGAGGTCTTTTCAATCATTAGAATCTCAGGCTTCTGTGAAATAGAGATTTGTCAGTTCTGGAGTAGATGCAGAAGAAGGGGTTCAGTTCTCATAGAGTTAGATATTTAAGGAATATATTCCTGGAACAGGAGTATCTGTGTAGCAGATATTCTGTGTAGCAGGCATATCTTATCTGAagtatagtaatttaaaaattatttcatgcaATCAGTGATAGGCCTGCATTTATATTAGGCTTATGTTAATACAATTCATGTGCATTGTTTAATTTCTGCATTGTTATtgtctatgtgtgtattttaGTGCAGATGGACGTTTTGAAGGGACCAGTACGAAAACAGTCGTCAGGTACAATGGCACTGTCACCTGGACTCCACCAGCAAACTACAAAAGTTCCTGTACCATAGATGTCACGTTTTTCCCATTTGACCTGCAGAACTGTTCCATGAAATTTGGTTCTTGGACTTACGATGGATCACAGGTTGATATAATTCTAGAGGACCAAGATGTAGACAAGAGAGATTTTTTTGATAATGGAGAATGGGAAATTGTGAGTGCAACGGGGAGCAAAGGAAACAGAACCGACAGCTGTTGCTGGTATCCATATGTCACTTACTCATTTGTAATCAAGCGCCTGCCTCTCTTTTATACCTTGTTCCTTATAATACCCTGTATTGGGCTATCATTTTTAACTGTACTTGTCTTCTATCTTCCTTCAAATGAAGGTGAAAAGATTTGTCTCTGCACTTCAGTACTTGTGTCTTTGACTGTCTTCCTTCTGGTTATTGAAGAGATCATACCCTCATCTTCAAAAGTCATACCTCTGATTGGAGAGTATCTGGTATTTACTATGATTTTTGTGACACTGTCAATTATGGTAACCGTCTTCGCTATCAACATTCATCATCGTTCTTCCTCAACACATAATGCCATGGCGCCTTGGGTCCGCAAGATATTTCTTCACAAGCTTCCCAAACTGCTTTGCATGAGAAGTCACGTAGATAGGTACTTCACTcagaaagaggaaactgagagtgGTAGTGGACCAGAATCTTCTAGAAACACATTGGAAACTGCGCTCGATTCTATTCGCTACATTACAAGACACATCATGAAGGAAAATGATGTCCGTGAGGTCTGTGATGTGTATTTACAAACGCAGATCTGCTTCCATTCTAAGTTCAGAAGTTACTTTCATTAATTTTGGCAGAGTAAACAGCATGACCCTTAAGTAAGACTAAGCATAGATTGAGGGCCAGAATGGTTGACATAATTTTCTATAAAAGATCTTTACTAAGGCTTGTTTCAGTTAAAACACCTGCAAAATGGGGCAGCTACACAAATCGCACTTCTCCACTTCCGCCATCAGCATCTTGGATAACTCGAAAGaaaatttaatgttatatattCTAAGGAATAATAATCCTGCCATATTTCTTGGTTCTGACatgatgaattttttaatttcttggggtgagggcagagggtgaactgttttaattttgtctttagtAACTTTGTTTCTAAATTGTGACAATCTGAAGGCAGAACTCGATTATAACAGTTAATGGAGTTATCAAAAgttattttaggctgggcgcagcgtcttcacgcctgtaatcccagcactttgggaagctgaggcgggtggatcatttgaggtcaggagttcgagatcagcctggccaacatggtgaaaccccgtctctactaaaaatacaaaaattagccgggtatggtggcacatgcctgtagtcccagctgctcgggaggctgaggcaggagaatcgcttgaacctgggaggcggaggttgcagtgagccgagatcacaccattgcactccagcctgggcgacagagcaagactccacctcaaaaaaaaaaaaaaaaagttattataaagAATGAGCCTAATGTGGAATTTATAAATATAgccaatatatttttctaaaacaaatctttttgttcatttataaGAGAATGTTAGGGAAATTAAGAGAAGTAAGGTGTTCTTTTGTGTTGTTATATATCAGAGGATTCATTGAAACTTAGTGTTTACTGTGCTTAATTTGCCTAAAATCAAAAATttgcttaaaactttttttatagaaaaattgctCTGTCTCCTTAAGGTTAATATTGAAAATTCAAGAATTGaacatgaatacattttaattttattaatgtgaTCACATTGGCctgcattttctttcaaaatgtgtaAGATTTCAGTTTTGTCACGGTTATTTCTTCTattgtgtattattttaaatctatgactatagtaatattttcataattgaaTGCACATTAAAATTATGTGAATTATAATTTGTAgagctattttaaatggaaaatcttCCATCAGGTATGAGGAGACAGAATAAATCTGGCAAAATAATAGCCTTTACCCCAAAAGGGACAtttgatgtatatttttttaaaacattttttcatatttgaatgatttaattttaataagactTTCCTTCCTTattaatttcaataggtttttggggagcaTGTGTTTGGTCACATGCATAAGTTCTTTCATGCTGATTTCTGAGACTTTGGGCAACCaacataaaaactttttaatgctTGTGGGTTTGTAAAGTATCTGTTTGGTGGTAGCATAATTAAATTAGTTTGTAAGGTTTGGAGCTATCAATGGAGTTTTCAAAGGTACATTATATTTATTAGATAATGGTTTAGACTGAGATGGAATTTAATACATGTCTGCAAAGTATTGTGCAAAAGGGCCATGGCTCATACTACTAGGATCGGGGAGGTTGGCTTTATTTTCAGAGGAAAACTTAGAAGCAgaggtggccaggtgcggtggctcatgccctgtaatcccagcactttgggaggccaaggcaggtggatcatgaggtcagaagtttgagactagcctgccaatatggtgaaaccctgtctctactaaaaatagaaaaattagctgggtgtggtggtgtgcgcctgtagtcccagccacttgggaggctgaggcaagagaatcacttaaacttgggaggcagaggttgcagtgagctgagattgtgccactgcactccagcctgggggacggagtgagactccgtctcaaaataaaagaagcagaGAAGTAACAGAGTGTTTACAATGCCCTAAATTCTAAATTATCCTACACCTTGGAGGCATAGTTCCTACAGAGGAACTACATAGACACCATCCTTCATAGAGGCTCAGGGCCAGGGAAGCCCCTGGTCAAGGAAACGGCCTGGTAGAAAGGGCTGCTCAGTGGCTGGGCTCATCCTTCTCTTTCCTTGTGGTGGCTCTGAGCTGTTCAGCCAGCTCCCTACTAAAGCTGGCTCCAGGGAGGACCGTTCTGTGCTCATGAAATTAGACTGAAGTGGTCCCTAGggaatccaaaaataaataaagtgtgtaTGTGGGGAAGATGAACAGCTTTCTAACATGTATTATTCTGAACCAACTTTTAATTTGGCATGAAATTAATCTCAGGCTAGAGtctctcaaaatattaaaataagtaaacacTGCTGGGCAAGAATAAATAGCAAGAATAACTACATAGTAAGAATAACTTTTAGTTTATTGTAAAATATCCAAGTAGTCTATTTTAATCTATCAAAGTAAACCACTTGTAATATAAGTTGATGTGTAAATGAACATATTttgtagtgtcttttttttttttttttctgagacggagtctcgctctgtcgcccaggctggagtgcagtggccggatctcagctcactgcaagctccgcctcccgggttcacgccattctcctgcctcagcctcccgagtagctgggactacaggcgcccgccgccacgcccggctaagtttttgtatttttagtagagacggggtttcaccgtgtcagccaggatggtctcgatctcctgacctcgtgatccgcccgtctcggcctcccaaagtgctgggattacaggcttgagccaccgcgcccggcctgtagtgTCTTTTAAAGCTTATATCTATAACAGACCATCAGGCTAGTGTCTGTCCCTGAGCTGAGTATAGGGTCAGTTACTGTTTACAGGCAGCAACGGGAGGCAGAAATTGATTTGGCTTCTAACTCAGTGTGTTTgttatatgttaaaatatgtacacaatttacaattatttaatgcattttaatttttttcatcacaGGTTGTTGAAGATTGGAAATTCATAGCCCAGGTTCTTGATCGGATGTTTCTGTGGACTTTTCTTTTCGTTTCAATTGTTGGATCTCTTGGGCTTTTTgttcctgttgtttataaatgGGCAAATATATTGATACCAGTTCATATTGGGAATGCAAATAAGTGAAGCCTCCCAAGGGACCGAAGTATACCTTTAGTTAACACACATATATCTTATGgcacttaaaaaattatgaaaatgtaagTTATGTGTTAAATTTGGTGCAAGCTTTAACAGACTAACAGTTGCTAACCTCAACTTATGTTAACAGATGATCCA
Coding sequences within:
- the CHRNA5 gene encoding neuronal acetylcholine receptor subunit alpha-5 isoform X1, which produces MAARGSGPRALRLLLLVQLVAGCCGLAGAAGGAQGGLSEPSSIAKHEDSLLKDLFQDYERWVRPVEHLNDKIKIKFGLAISQLVDVDEKNQLMTTNVWLKQEWIDVKLRWNPDDYGGIKVIRVPSDSVWTPDIVLFDNADGRFEGTSTKTVVRYNGTVTWTPPANYKSSCTIDVTFFPFDLQNCSMKFGSWTYDGSQVDIILEDQDVDKRDFFDNGEWEIVSATGSKGNRTDSCCWYPYVTYSFVIKRLPLFYTLFLIIPCIGLSFLTVLVFYLPSNEGEKICLCTSVLVSLTVFLLVIEEIIPSSSKVIPLIGEYLVFTMIFVTLSIMVTVFAINIHHRSSSTHNAMAPWVRKIFLHKLPKLLCMRSHVDRYFTQKEETESGSGPESSRNTLETALDSIRYITRHIMKENDVREVCDVYLQTQICFHSKFRSYFH